From Anticarsia gemmatalis isolate Benzon Research Colony breed Stoneville strain chromosome 16, ilAntGemm2 primary, whole genome shotgun sequence:
ACATTTTTAGAGTACATCACACTAAGTTTATGTATCCGGAAGAGGATATTATTAGGTAGATAGTAATCAAATAGATCTTACTTTTGTCCAGTTTCTAATGGGATTCCAACTAAGACATTTGCAGCTTCTTTCCAGTTCTGATTCCTTTCATAGATATCAGCCAAGTGCTGTCTAATGCTGGCCACctgtaaaacatattatatttaaagtcaGGCTCAGTAAGTAATTAATCCACCCATAATTACTACTAATGACTACCTTAACAGATAAGCAACAAACATAGTCCGGGTTACCAtctatttgatataataaagaGGAGTATACCATTCTATATGCTAAGTTGATGGACACAGACTGTGTTAGTGTAATTGGTGAGATTTACACTCACAATCCTGCCATCACAGTAAAGTTACCCTTAGAGTGTATAAGTTACCTAGCTAGctataacattttcatattacaATCATTgggtaaaatgtttaaaaaaacaaacctgTTCTTCAAATGAGATGACTCTTGGTTGTATTACATCCAGGGCGAAGTGGGAGACTTCCTGGGAGACATGATCCGTCAGCAGCGCCAAGTGTGTGCTCACATCTGTCAGCAGTTGCCTAGATATTACTAGGCTCACATTTTCATTTACAactgaaatgacataattaaGAACAAGTTTAAACAATCAAACTGATGCCGGAGGAAGTTTCcgactaaaattaaattacaagaaTTATTATACTGATTACAATAATACACAACCAACAAAAATGTACATACTTGCTTCAACAAAGGCTTTGAGAGATTCTGCCAACTCAGTCTCAGGGCTCTTAAGAATTTCCATGAGAACATTGCGATAcctataacaaaatatacacaaaaagaacttaatacattattgatttatttttccgAAAAATGCCTGCTGCAAAAGCAAAATGCGAATATCACAGCTCATACTTTTCTGCTTGATCTTTGTGTAATCCTCCAGAATTCCGAAGTTCACTAAGATACTGGCGTACACCTTGTATATTCAAAGGCATTTTAAATCTCTAgaactacaaatattataaataaaagccaGAAAAACAACACACagcaagtttattttttgaCAGATGTCGTACGTACTTTTTTATGTAGGAACGGAAATTGAGTGGTTTGAATTGTGGTCTTTTAATCTTGCAGATTAATAAAATCGCTATTTTATATGATATCAAAAAAAACTAACCgcgtttttcacaaaaataaaataatatttagtcaaagtaataatcgttttaaaatgtatgttttagtACACGATGTCGTTAAAAAGGTACCTAGGTAACCGGaaaatcatataattattgatatttttatttgtagccTTTATCACAAAACTAAATTGGCGTTAATGATGTTCTAGAATCCCCTACCtactcatataatattatttattgattgagaaaataaaaagtttcataTATATAAGTAATCGATTGAAAAAGGTTTTCACCAAGTTCTCTGTGATTTACACTTCTGCTTAATGTCAAAAGTTTTCTGAGGTTGGCAGCATGTGACATCAAAAAATTGAAAGAAGCGCCATTgaaattttattcacatttattgCGTTTTCTAAGCAAACTGTTTACTGAATTTACATTTTAGGCATTAGAAAGTGTAGCATGATAGActatttttgattttaagtGATTGTTATAGAGTATATAGTagaattttgtgttttattattgaattaagtTTGTGTCGATTTGTTTTCAACCGTGGCGACATAAGAGACTTCGGGAGCTTGTCGGAAGAATTTGACAACTTTTAAAAATGGCGGCCTCTTTTGAACTCAagaattattatgattttactGCTGTATAGTGCTTTTCTGTAATCGTCAGTCGTcataaatttatatgtaaaatatcaAAGCTTTGCTCCACAATATGGATCACAATTTGGACGACTCTTTGAATTTGGAAAGTGCTATGGGGAGTGTAAGTAATAGAAgttttaatctgaatattttgccTTATTCAAATAGTCTACTTCTACAAAAACTTCTAAAAAATCCTGTGTTAATAATAGTAGCTTACCTCTAACATTGGCTGAAGATAAAACAAGAGCtgtattcattaaattatttatgaagtattGGTATGACAAGTTTGAGTTCAGGCCACTAATTTATTTGGTTGATATTGCCTTGGTATGAGCTGTGTTCatagtttataaactaaaagTATTAGCTACAATACATCTATTGTAGACAAATATTACAATTCATATAGAATCTCTCCatatcttttatattattatattcctcTGTAgtccaataaaataatttatatttgaataaaactggCACATTTTAACCATAAACATACAGAGTATTCaagtttaatttagtatttaaattattcaaaacacaTCTTTTGTAGTAATGTAACATAGAAACAATCAAAGTTTTGTAgacatagtttttattaatattatttcaggtaTTTAGTTCTTCTGAGATAGTACAGTGGAAGCAAGAAGTTGGCTAATTTAAGACATCTTAACTTATTGACcacaaaaatcaacaaatacgtagaattttaattaatatgttttatgtagGTCTCAATTAAGcatattttttcatgtttataGATGGACTTTGACCACTCTGGTGTGGTTGTCAATCAAGAAGACATCACACTTGAAACCACTGATCATGAAGGTGATATACCAATGGAATTTGAACACATTGAGGAGCAGCCAATGCTCATGGATACTGGCAATGAAGAAATTATTggtaatatacttattaaaaataaaaaatattgcatgctACTAGTTTATCCTTTCCTATGTAAGATTTTCCACATCCCAAAGGTTACTTactgtataatattgtaaacttaAATGTTCCTAAAATTGCATATggcatataatttattaagattaaaaagaTATGTTTGTCTAGTTTCAGATTTTATGGGTGATCAATTCACTTTACAAGAGTACTCAGTACAAGATGAAGTTACAGCTGAAACAAGTGGAGTTGATACCAGtgtatgttaattttaacatatttatcagttatttaaataagaaaatctaAGAGGATTTTGTTCTGATTACAGTCCAAAGATATAATCGAGAATTGAACTttagaaaattaatacaatgtttatgttttattttgcagCAACTTAACATTTTGACATCTCAGTCAGAATCTATGATAGATCTATCATTTGACACAGACTCAGACACAATGACACAGGAGGCTACTATCCAGCCTAAATACATACaagtaaaggtaaataaaattcacaTTGATAGATagaaatcatgtttttttttcaatcattGTGACTAGTACATATAATACTGAGATGTACACCAGATCTGGCACAGTGATAATTTTAAGGTTACACTGATCATAGCCAGGGGCAAACATCGGCAGATTGTTAGAATTTAGCAgattttcgttttttatttcTAACGCATTTTGTTTGCAGGCTGCAGTAGCAAATCCACGTATTGCAAGGAAAGACTCCCCAGCATCAACTAACTTACCTCGACAAATTGCCATCGCTCCGAAACCGCCGAAGCTTGCGCCTGCAGTAACTAAGGCATCGTTCACACAAGGCAAACAGTATGCTATTGCACCTAAACCTGTGACATTGGTTGCCAATAAAACACAGAGTTTAGTGAAGACAATGGCTCTCACTGGAGTCCTTCAGGGTGGCAGTAAATCTGGGAGTGCAGTGTTGAGTAAGTATAACTCTTTGAGAATATGTGCCATTGTCagtaataatgttaaaacaaatCCGGATGAAgtaaaacaattactttaacTAATTGCTTTATTCCTCCTTTTAGCTCATATTGGAAAGCCACTTGTTATGGTGCCTGCATCCAGTGgtcagaaaataaaattagtgacATCTGGCTCAGGAATGTCAACCATGCATTACGTACGCGCTAATTCTGATCAGGTACAAACTTATTCAAATCATTTGCTACATTATCTTAACCAAATTACGCCAGTAACGCTCGCGCTCGTATAACGCCAGTGGGAAAGCGCTTTATTATACTCTTTTTTCTGACCttttacatctgatatactatgTTTCAGCCTCATATGATAACCAAACAAATAAGCGCAGGAACGGCACAGAAACAAATATTGGGGAAATTTATTGTACAAGGTGAGATATTAACATTTACTAACATCTctgaaaacatttaattacacCATTCAAATAAAGGAATTCAAAACTGCCAATTAAAACAGtgattgcctccgtggcacagtggttcaggtcaccacgccgctatcattgcgtcggtaggacgtgggttcgattcccacacggaacaattaattgtgcgatccacaaataattgtttcgggtctggtcgtgctttgtgtccgttgtttgtatgtttgtaaaattccccgcgacacaaaagcaattcttagtgcgggaggtgCCTTAAAACAGTggcaaatacatatttaaaactcGGTTGTTGTTTTAATAGGTCAGTCTAACATAGACCCGTCGAACCAGCCGGCAGTTATAACAAAGATAGTCCCTGGTATGAGCACGACACCACAAGCACGATATGTGATGCAACAGAAAACTGTGCCTATTTCCATTGGAGGCACTaaggtaaatatatatttgcTCTATAACATAAATCGGCCTAGTTATTTCTGTGCAATGTTAGTTATGTAGTTAGATCTAATATTGGCCTGTTTAAATTGCATATTGAATCCATATTTCAGTAGATATAAtgtggatgtatggatgtaaatagAGAAAATTAAGATCAAGAGGTCATAGTCAGTGGCGTTTTCAGGTTTCTACCTATCCAAATGGGAAAacatgtgattttatgtatgtatgtatttcagcAGGCAAAGAAAATTTATCTATTATGTGTGTCATTGCATGATGGCAGTAAATTGTTTGATGTGGGTCATCATTCAATTAGTTAGCAACATGTCGTTATTGATGGAACAATGTATGGATAATGTTAACTAatataactaatatatttaCAGGTTCTATTGGCATCACCATCTAAACAGGGTATGAAAATCAAAAAGCAGATAATATCAATACAGTCACCACATCCAACCACTTCCCAAGGTACgataaaaaatcacattttatgTATAACTTGCTTACTTCATGATATACTATGAAGggtatataatatgtaccttTACCATACCATtttcatgttataataataagtaatttttgttGTAGGTGCTACAACTACCAAAAAAGTTGTAATTACAGCAAATCCTAGCCAAAATGTAATACTTAAAACCACAGCTCCACCTAAAACTGCACAGGTATGTTACCTCGACTctttataataaagtacaattaaaaaaagcttttaaactaattgaaataaaaattaatttcagttaaCAAAAGATGGCAATGTTGTGGTACAAGGGGGGCAAAGGAGTCAACTACATCAAATTAATGTTCCAGGAAAAGGTGTAAGTAATACAAGAAGTAAATTACATATTAGAACTAGAAGAAGGCAGATACTATGGCTGAGATTTATTTGAACTTATGAGGCAGATCGGTTGTAAACACATAATGGTATGTTGCAGATTCAATACATTCGGCTGATCACAAACCCGACGCCCGCACAGCAAAAGTTGACTGTAAAATCACAGCCGCCTAGCGTTAGTTTGCCTTCCAAGAGCTTCGTTTTGACAGCAGACAACAaaggtaattattttatctttttattaaagtatGTTTCAAAGAAGTATAATTTGCATTGAGTTGATCGCGTCATATTTTTTGCGCCTGATTTCTCCATTGTcatgagaaaataatatacttttcagGTAATTTAATTCATATGACTGCGCCAAAAACCGTTAGTGGTGAACCGCCCCCATTAATAGTAACCGGAAGTCGTGCGTCTACTCCTAAAAGTAAGATAAATCAagttttacattaataaaataaaatgaggtACTAATATGTTTGGATCACTACTTCCACCTGACTatcacaaacacaaataaagtttgtaaatgCAGCACAAAGACTGAATGATAATGGTGAGGTGTGGTATTTTGATAAGGTTTCATACTTTTTGGcgcttttcataaaatattaattttagaaaatggaaacctaattcaaataataatgacACGCAACTCTATTTACGAAAATAAGTTTCTCTATTTAAAACgacataatttgaaaatattaaacatggAACAATAAACTTTGGAATggtttaaaattacaaagtcATTTGTCATCAGTCGAATATACGGCGATATTACGCGTGGGCGGTGTGCTAATACGTGAATTATTAACATTGTGCAGTGACTACGAAGCCACAAAAAAAGTTGGTGCGAATAGCTCCCGTTGCCGCCAAACCTGCGACATCCGTGACGGTAAGGGCCCGCCTATTTCTCTcacaaaaaagtttttcattCAATTTCTATCGTGAGTGACCTACATTAATTTAGACACTTGATTGCGGATGTGCAGTTTCCAATTATCAATGTAATACGCGCTGACtttagattaattaataattaatatataatatatacctaaCTTAAAcgaatacattttaacaaatacCTCTTTAATTACAGTATTTAAGTTGAGTTTAAAGGGCATCTAAACCATTAGATGAAGATCGTTAACCGTGTCGAAAGTTTTTATTAGTAGATAATGATACAAGCCGTGTCGTGTCCCGCAGTCGTCCCGCTCGTCTGCGAGCCTGCTGGCGCCGCTGTCGCCGGAGCGCGGCGACATGTCGCGCAGCTCGGAGGACGCGGACTACGGCGCCGCCGACCACGCCGAGTCCAAGGCCGCGCTGCAGGCGCTGCTGGCAGACCACGACCACCACCCGCACCACGACCACCACGACCACCACGTCACCATGCAAGAGGTGGAAGTCGAGTTCGAGAGAGAACGGGTACTCCATGCTTCTCTAATATTGTATTACTTTTATATCGGTAGTGCTGCCGGGAATTTTCTATTTAACATACGGCTGTGagttatttatatgtattgattTGAATTTCTCTATAGACGCCGGTGCAGGATGAATCCAACAGTATGGACGCGCTGGACTCGAGCAACAGATCTGACGAGCATCCGCTTATCGTGATACCTTCCACTTACGGCAAACAGAGCCAAATACGAGTCAGCAGTGAAAGCTCGAGACAATATGTGAGTACGGAATTAGATGTATGtcctacaaaaaaatataatcttactAAAATCCATAATGTGACTCACTTCTAATTCTAGTAATGCATGTAGAAATTGAAAACAGCTTTAGTTTGTatgtaaaagtaacaaaaactcATTTTGTAAAAGTAGGCATGACGCAGATTTCAAACTCAATACCTGTGACCGCATAATTGCATTTTACGCTGTCACTGGGACTAGGGATGCATAAgcttatatgaataaaatggtTTCAGAGTGAATCCAGGGATTTCCCAAACATGCAAGTTAATGTAGAAACTGAGACTGTACCTGCTCCCTACCTGTCGCCGAAACCGTCACAAGCGCTCTCAGAATCAGGtaaaaaattattcaaatatgaaATCTTAATTGAAACTGATATTTTGAAAGGTGTAATTCATTTATTGTGTAATTCGGAAACACCAGATTTCGCATAAGACACACATATACATATGAGtgatttttcattttttgttgaacaattatataatgttataagtatttatttccaGATTTAGTGGCGGGTGACTTGGGTCTGAGGCCACGCAAAGCGTGTAACTGCACAAAGTCACAGTGCCTAAAGTTGTACTGCGACTGTTTCGCGAACGGAGAGTTCTGTAACCGTTGCAACTGCAATAACTGTCacaataatttagaaaatgaaGAGTTAAGACAAAAGGCTATTAGAGCCTGTT
This genomic window contains:
- the LOC142979444 gene encoding uncharacterized protein LOC142979444 isoform X1; this encodes MDHNLDDSLNLESAMGSMDFDHSGVVVNQEDITLETTDHEGDIPMEFEHIEEQPMLMDTGNEEIIVSDFMGDQFTLQEYSVQDEVTAETSGVDTSQLNILTSQSESMIDLSFDTDSDTMTQEATIQPKYIQVKAAVANPRIARKDSPASTNLPRQIAIAPKPPKLAPAVTKASFTQGKQYAIAPKPVTLVANKTQSLVKTMALTGVLQGGSKSGSAVLTHIGKPLVMVPASSGQKIKLVTSGSGMSTMHYVRANSDQPHMITKQISAGTAQKQILGKFIVQGQSNIDPSNQPAVITKIVPGMSTTPQARYVMQQKTVPISIGGTKVLLASPSKQGMKIKKQIISIQSPHPTTSQGATTTKKVVITANPSQNVILKTTAPPKTAQLTKDGNVVVQGGQRSQLHQINVPGKGIQYIRLITNPTPAQQKLTVKSQPPSVSLPSKSFVLTADNKGNLIHMTAPKTVSGEPPPLIVTGSRASTPKMTTKPQKKLVRIAPVAAKPATSVTSSRSSASLLAPLSPERGDMSRSSEDADYGAADHAESKAALQALLADHDHHPHHDHHDHHVTMQEVEVEFERERTPVQDESNSMDALDSSNRSDEHPLIVIPSTYGKQSQIRVSSESSRQYSESRDFPNMQVNVETETVPAPYLSPKPSQALSESDLVAGDLGLRPRKACNCTKSQCLKLYCDCFANGEFCNRCNCNNCHNNLENEELRQKAIRACLDRNPNAFRPKIGKAKSGGPDIVRRHNKGCNCKRSGCLKNYCECYEAKIACTSMCKCVGCRNVEETLERRRDAMRLRDKLADPMFRPPPVGQVKQPCSFMTSEVIEAVCQCLIAAAVESGDGEVEVESEREEGARPDADPISDVIEEFARCLQDIISASHQSSSLSVIDEGQS
- the LOC142979444 gene encoding uncharacterized protein LOC142979444 isoform X2 — translated: MDHNLDDSLNLESAMGSMDFDHSGVVVNQEDITLETTDHEGDIPMEFEHIEEQPMLMDTGNEEIIDFMGDQFTLQEYSVQDEVTAETSGVDTSQLNILTSQSESMIDLSFDTDSDTMTQEATIQPKYIQVKAAVANPRIARKDSPASTNLPRQIAIAPKPPKLAPAVTKASFTQGKQYAIAPKPVTLVANKTQSLVKTMALTGVLQGGSKSGSAVLTHIGKPLVMVPASSGQKIKLVTSGSGMSTMHYVRANSDQPHMITKQISAGTAQKQILGKFIVQGQSNIDPSNQPAVITKIVPGMSTTPQARYVMQQKTVPISIGGTKVLLASPSKQGMKIKKQIISIQSPHPTTSQGATTTKKVVITANPSQNVILKTTAPPKTAQLTKDGNVVVQGGQRSQLHQINVPGKGIQYIRLITNPTPAQQKLTVKSQPPSVSLPSKSFVLTADNKGNLIHMTAPKTVSGEPPPLIVTGSRASTPKMTTKPQKKLVRIAPVAAKPATSVTSSRSSASLLAPLSPERGDMSRSSEDADYGAADHAESKAALQALLADHDHHPHHDHHDHHVTMQEVEVEFERERTPVQDESNSMDALDSSNRSDEHPLIVIPSTYGKQSQIRVSSESSRQYSESRDFPNMQVNVETETVPAPYLSPKPSQALSESDLVAGDLGLRPRKACNCTKSQCLKLYCDCFANGEFCNRCNCNNCHNNLENEELRQKAIRACLDRNPNAFRPKIGKAKSGGPDIVRRHNKGCNCKRSGCLKNYCECYEAKIACTSMCKCVGCRNVEETLERRRDAMRLRDKLADPMFRPPPVGQVKQPCSFMTSEVIEAVCQCLIAAAVESGDGEVEVESEREEGARPDADPISDVIEEFARCLQDIISASHQSSSLSVIDEGQS
- the LOC142979444 gene encoding uncharacterized protein LOC142979444 isoform X3; its protein translation is MDHNLDDSLNLESAMGSMDFDHSGVVVNQEDITLETTDHEGDIPMEFEHIEEQPMLMDTGNEEIIVSDFMGDQFTLQEYSVQDEVTAETSGVDTSQLNILTSQSESMIDLSFDTDSDTMTQEATIQPKYIQVKAAVANPRIARKDSPASTNLPRQIAIAPKPPKLAPAVTKASFTQGKQYAIAPKPVTLVANKTQSLVKTMALTGVLQGGSKSGSAVLTHIGKPLVMVPASSGQKIKLVTSGSGMSTMHYVRANSDQPHMITKQISAGTAQKQILGKFIVQGQSNIDPSNQPAVITKIVPGMSTTPQARYVMQQKTVPISIGGTKVLLASPSKQGMKIKKQIISIQSPHPTTSQGATTTKKVVITANPSQNVILKTTAPPKTAQLTKDGNVVVQGGQRSQLHQINVPGKGIQYIRLITNPTPAQQKLTVKSQPPSVSLPSKSFVLTADNKVTTKPQKKLVRIAPVAAKPATSVTSSRSSASLLAPLSPERGDMSRSSEDADYGAADHAESKAALQALLADHDHHPHHDHHDHHVTMQEVEVEFERERTPVQDESNSMDALDSSNRSDEHPLIVIPSTYGKQSQIRVSSESSRQYSESRDFPNMQVNVETETVPAPYLSPKPSQALSESDLVAGDLGLRPRKACNCTKSQCLKLYCDCFANGEFCNRCNCNNCHNNLENEELRQKAIRACLDRNPNAFRPKIGKAKSGGPDIVRRHNKGCNCKRSGCLKNYCECYEAKIACTSMCKCVGCRNVEETLERRRDAMRLRDKLADPMFRPPPVGQVKQPCSFMTSEVIEAVCQCLIAAAVESGDGEVEVESEREEGARPDADPISDVIEEFARCLQDIISASHQSSSLSVIDEGQS